A single genomic interval of Apteryx mantelli isolate bAptMan1 chromosome 19, bAptMan1.hap1, whole genome shotgun sequence harbors:
- the ITGB4 gene encoding integrin beta-4 isoform X3 yields the protein MCFRRKRMDVLPRVCAGLLLLSLLCTTGLCQRNKNNRCVSSRAKSCTECIRVDKDCSFCTDESFKEPRCDLRENLLRYGCEEASIVYTRGEMRTLQNITISKSQRRTEVSPQSMFMQLRAGEEMNFDMDVFQPLESPVDLYILMDFSYSMSDDLDNLKSMGQKLAKFLQALTSDYTIGFGKFVDKVSSPQTDMRPEKLREPWNNADSPFSFKNVIRLTSNIDYFSKELRKERISGNLDAPEGGFDAILQTAVCEDKIGWRKDSTHLLVFSTESAFHYEADGTNVLAGILRKNDEQCHLDLDGTYRYDTKQDYPSVPTLVRLLGQHNIIPIFAVTNHSYSYYEKLHKYFPISEIGVLQEDSSNIVELLRTAFERIRSKMDIRADFVPKAMKTEFVSTMYEKTESGSFHITRGEVGKFNMRVKALEYVGGQHVCSLPKKDRQGVIHVKPTSLSDSLKVQASVICDACPCEQQQEFRSPKCNFNGDFACGQCICHAGWRGDACDCSPASSLNNEACIRPGDVEPCSGRGECLCGKCQCYSEDLSLRFDGDFCQYDVLQCPRTSGFLCNDRGRCSKGACVCESGWEGPGCECPTSNDTCIDSRGGICNNHGRCECGRCICDMASLYTSSTCEISYSLGFQAVCESIRDCVQCQAWGTGKMKGNCSTCHLQVQMVEELKKEEANEHCSFQDEEDDCTYHYTLEGDPSVFPNTTVQVQKKKECPPGNFLWLIPLLIFLILLLGLLLLLCWKFCACCKACLALLPCCARGRTVGFKEDHYMLRQSLMSSDHLDTPMVRSGSLKGRDTVRWKINNNVHKQGFTSLAATNPKELIPYGLSLRLTRLFTQNLLKPDSRECEQLRKEVEENLHDIYKHIPGCHKVQQTKFRVQPNSGKRQDHTIVDTVLTAPRSAKSEIIKVTEKHVSHEAFNDLKVSPGYYTVTSDQDAHGMVEFQEAVELVDVRVPLFIREDDDDEKQLQVEAIDVPNGIAEIGRRLVNITIIKEQVSSLITFLQPNYSHSRFDKVAKIPVVREIIEDGKSQVTYRTRDLTAKDGRDYVFIEGDLVFQPGETRKEVQVPLLELTEIDTFLNNRQLKQFAVDLLHPKNGAKIGQYPQATVTIADPEVVDGAPSLAGLNQLPQCPKGRLNAPLNPNAQALSSRKIRFSWFPPPGKPQGYKVKYWIQGDPESEARLLDVKSPAAELSNLYPFCDYEMQVCAYNAMGEGAYSDIIHCRTLEDVPSEPGRLAFNVVSSTVTQLSWAEPAETNGEITAYEVSYGLVNEDNIPIGPLKNVLVEDPKKRMVLIENLRESQPYRYMVKARNGAGWGPEREATINLATQPKRPMSIPIIPDVPIIDAEGGEDYDSYLMYSTDVLRSAPGSKHPSVSDDSEHLLNGRMDFSFPGSGGTLTRTANTNYHQLNSHMQQEHRVMGSSSLTRDYSTMLMGHDYPGRLLPPIHEDARRTIPLSRDVGFRSRAKVKGYYPSTGFRDSIIMTDGSAGICKYIDSRMPLGVPDTPTRLVFSALGPTSLKVSWQEPHCEKEVQGYSVQYQLLNGGEVHRLTIPNPSQNSVVVEDLLPNHSYIFKVKAQSEEGWGPEREGVITIESQVDPQSPLSPVPGSPFTLSTPSAPGPLVFTALSPDSLQLSWERPRKPNGAILGYMVTCEMLHGGGTFSQFGGHQYMREEVYNFPTEYTTKTSISHSSLDPHFTDGMLMTTQRVESASSTLTKQVTKEFVSRTVMSSGTLTKQMERQFYEA from the exons ATGTGTttcaggaggaagaggatggatGTGCTGCCAAGGGTGTGTGCTGGGTTGCTCCTCCTGTCCCTGCTCTGCACCACAGGCCTCTGCCAAAGGAACAAAA ATAACAGATGTGTGTCGTCCCGGGCTAAGAGCTGCACTGAGTGTATCCGCGTGGACAAGGACTGCTCCTTCTGCACGGATGAG AGTTTCAAAGAGCCTCGCTGCGACTTGCGGGAGAATTTGCTGCGATACGGCTGCGAGGAGGCCAGTATTGTGTACACGAGAGGCGAGATGAGGACTCTGCAG AATATCACTATCAGCAAGTCCCAGAGGAGGACTGAGGTGTCCCCCCAGAGCATGTTCATGCAGCTgcgagctggggaggagatgaacTTCGACATGGATGTCTTCCAGCCCCTCGAGAGCCCTGTGGATCTCTACATCCTCATGGACTTCTCCTACTCTATGTCTGATGATCTGGACAACCTCAAAAGCATGGGCCAAAAGCTAG cGAAGTTCCTGCAAGCCCTGACCAGCGATTATACCATTGGATTCGGCAAGTTTGTGGACAAAGTCTCATCCCCGCAGACAGACATGAGACCTGAGAA GCTGCGTGAGCCCTGGAACAATGCTGATTCCCCCTTCTCGTTCAAGAACGTCATCCGCCTGACCAGCAACATCGACTACTTCAgcaaggagctcaggaaagagcGCATCTCTGGCAACCTGGATGCCCCAGAAGGAGGCTTTGATGCCATCCTGCAGACAGCTGTTTGCGAG GATAAGATTGGCTGGAGGAAGGACAGTACTCACCTGCTCGTGTTTTCCACCGAATCTGCCTTTCACTATGAAGCTGATGGCACCAACGTCCTGGCAGGGATTCTGAGGAAGAATGATGAACAGTGTCATCTGGATCTTGATGGCACCTACAGATATGACACCAAGCAGGACTATCCTTCAGTGCCAACCCTGGTGCGCCTGTTGGGACAGCACAACATTATCCCCATCTTCGCTGTCACAAACCATTCCTACAGCTACTATGAG AAGCTACACAAGTATTTCCCCATCTCTGAGATCGGGGTGCTCCAGGAGGACTCTTCCAACATCGTGGAGCTGCTTCGCACAGCCTTTGAG CGCATCCGCTCCAAGATGGACATCCGGGCTGACTTTGTTCCCAAAGCCATGAAGACAGAGTTTGTCTCCACCATGTATGAAAAGACAGAATCTGGCTCCTTCCATATCACCCGGGGCGAAGTG GGCAAGTTCAACATGCGTGTGAAGGCGCTTGAGTATGTAGGCGGGCAGCACGTCTGCAGCCTTCCCAAGAAAGACCGACAGGGAGTTATCCACGTGAAACCCACGTCCTTGAGTGACAGCCTCAAAGTCCAAGCCTCTGTCATCTGTGACGCGTGTCCCTGCGAACAG CAACAAGAGTTTCGCTCACCCAAGTGCAACTTCAATGGGGACTTTGCTTGCGGCCAGTGCATCTGCCATGCAGGCTG GCGAGGGGACGCGTGCGACTGCTCCCCAGCCTCGTCCCTCAACAACGAGGCCTGCATCCGCCCTGGGGACGTGGAGCCGTGCTCGGGCCGGGGCGAATGTCTCTGTGGCAAGTGCCAGTGCTACTCTGAAGACCTGAGCCTGCGCTTCGACGGCGACTTCTGCCAGTACGATGTCCTGCAGTGCCCGCGCACCTCTGGCTTCCTCTGCAACG ATCGTGGCCGTTGCTCCAAGggcgcgtgtgtgtgtgagagcggCTGGGAGGGCCCTGGCTGCGAATGTCCCACAAGCAATGACACCTGCATTGACAGCAGAGGG GGCATTTGCAATAACCATGGGAGGTGTGAATGTGGCAGGTGCATCTGTGACATGGCTTCTCTGTACACCAGCTCCACTTGCGAAATCAGCTACTCCCTG GGTTTCCAGGCTGTGTGCGAGAGCATCCGGGACTGTGTTCAGTGCCAGGCCTGGGGAACGGGCAAGATGAAAGGCAACTGCAGCACCTGCCACCTCCAGGTCCAGATGgtggaagagctgaagaaag AGGAGGCCAATGAACACTGCTCGttccaggatgaggaggatgaCTGCACGTACCACTACACCCTGGAGGGAGATCCCAGCGTCTTCCCCAACACCACCGTCCAGGTGCAGAAGAAGAAAG AGTGCCCTCCGGGAAACTTTCTGTGGCTTATCCCGCTGCTTATTTTCCTAATCCTGCTCCTGGGGTTGCTGCTGTTGCTCTGCTGGAAGTTCTGCGCCTGCTGCAAG GCTTGCCTGGCCCTGCTTCCCTGCTGTGCACGAG GCCGCACTGTTGGCTTCAAGGAGGACCACTACATGCTTCGCCAGAGCCTCATGTCCTCTGACCACCTGGACACTCCCATGGTGCGCAGTGGGTCCCTCAAGGGCCGAGACACCGTCCGCTGGAAGATCAACAACAATGTTCACAAGCAGGGCTTCACCTCCCTCGCTGCCACCAACCCCAAAGAGCTCA ttcccTATGGGCTGTCTCTGAGGCTGACCCGGCTTTTCACACAGAACCTTTTGAAACCAGATAGCCGGGAGTGTGAGCAACTGCGTAAGGAAGTGGAGGAGAAC CTGCATGACATTTACAAGCACATTCCTGGCTGCCACAAGGTCCAGCAGACCAAGTTCAG GGTACAGCCCAATTCTGGGAAAAG GCAGGACCACACAATTGTGGACACTGTGCTCACTGCCCCTCGCTCAGCCAAGTCAGAGATCATCAAAGTGACAGAAAAGCATGTTTCCCACGAGGCTTTCAATGACCTGAAGGTGTCGCCAGGCTATTACACTGTGACCTCGGACCAAG ATGCTCATGGGATGGTGGAGTTccaggaggctgtggagctggTTGATGTCCGTGTCCCACTCTTCATCAGggaggatgatgatgatgagaaGCAGTTGCAGGTGGAGGCTATTGATGTCCCCAATGGCATTGCAGAGATTGGACGCAGGCTCGTCAACATCACCATCATCAAAGAACAAG TCAGCAGTCTCATCACCTTCTTGCAGCCAAACTATTCCCACAGCCGCTTTGACAAGGTGGCCAAGATCCCTGTTGTTCGGGAGATCATAGAAGACGGGAAATCCCAAGTCACATATAGGACCCGAGATCTCACCGCCAAGGACGGCAGG GACTATGTCTTCATAGAGGGTGACCTGGTCTTTCAGCCTGGGGAGACCCGGAAGGAAGTGCAGGTCCCGTTGCTGGAGCTGACCGAGATAGACACCTTCCTGAACAATCGCCAGCTCAAGCAGTTCGCCGTCGACCTCCTCCACCCGAAGAACGGTGCCAAGATTGGCCAGTACCCCCAGGCCACAGTGACCATCGCTGACCCAG AGGTGGTAGATGGTGCCCCCTCACTGGCTGGCCTGAACCAGCTCCCCCAGTGTCCCAAAGGCCGCCTAAATGCACCACTCAACCCCAACGCCCAGGCTCTCAGCTCCAGGAAAATTCGCTTCAGCTGGTTTCCTCCTCCAGGAAAACCTCAGGGGTACAAG GTGAAATACTGGATCCAAGGGGATCCTGAGTCAGAAGCCAGGCTCCTCGATGTCAAATCACCAGCGGCAGAGCTGAGTAACCTCTACCCCTTCTGTGATTATGAGATGCAGGTCTGTGCCTACAACGCCATGGGCGAAGGGGCCTACTCTGACATCATCCACTGCCGCACGCTGGAGGACG TTCCCAGTGAGCCTGGCCGCCTGGCCTTCAACGTTGTGTCCTCCACCGTGACGCAGCTGAGCTGGGCTGAGCCTGCAGAAACCAACGGGGAGATCACAGCTTATGAAGTCAGTTATGGACTCGTTAATGAGGACAACA TACCCATTGGACCACTGAAAAACGTGCTGGTTGAAGATCCAAAGAAGCGCATGGTGCTGATAGAAAACCTGCGGGAGTCCCAACCATATCGCTACATGGTGAAGGctagaaatggtgctggctggGGGCCTGAGAGAGAAGCCACCATTAACCTTGCTACACAACCCAAGCGCCCAATGTCCA tCCCCATCATCCCTGATGTTCCCATCATTGATGCTGAGGGGGGTGAGGACTACGACAGCTACCTGATGTACAGCACAGATGTGCTTCGGTCTGCACCTGGCAGCAAGCATCCCAGTGTCTCTGATGACTCAG AGCACTTGCTGAATGGCCGGATGGATTTCTCCTTCCCTGGCAGCGGGGGCACACTGACCAGGACAGCAAACACAAACTACCACCAGTTGAACTCACACATGCAGCAAGAGCACAGGGTGATGGGGAGCTCCTCGCTGACTAGAGACTACTCCACAATGCTGATGGGGCATG ATTACCCAGGGAGACTCCTCCCTCCCATCCATGAAGATGCTAGGAGGACAATCCCACTGTCCCGGGATGTGGGTTTCAGGAGCAGGGCAAAGGTGAAGGGTTACTACCCCAGCACTGGCTTTCGGGACTCTATAATCATGACTGATGGGTCCGCGGGGATTTGCAAGTACATAG ATTCCAGGATGCCACTGGGTGTCCCCGACACTCCCACGCGCCTGGTGTTCTCTGCGCTGGGACCCACCTCCCTGAAGGTGAGCTGGCAGGAGCCACACTGCGAGAAGGAGGTGCAGGGGTACAGCGTGCAGTACCAGCTCCTCAACGGAG GAGAAGTGCACCGACTCACCATCCCCAACCCCAGCCAGAACTCGGTGGTGGTGGAGGACCTGCTGCCCAACCACTCCTACATCTTCAAGGTGAAGGCCCAGAGCGAGGAAGGCTGGGGCCCTGAGAGAGAAGGCGTCATCACCATAGAGTCCCAAGTGGACCCGCAGAGCCCGCTCAGCCCTGTACCAG GTTCACCATTCACACTGAGCACACCCAGTGCTCCCGGACCTCTGGTTTTCACTGCCCTCAGCCCTGATTCACTGCAGCTCAGCTGGGAGAGACCCCGCAAGCCCAATGGGGCCATCTTGGGTTACATGGTCACCTGTGAGATGCTGCATGGAGGAG gCACTTTCTCCCAATTTGGAGGGCATCAGTACATGAGAGAGGAAGTGTACAACTTCCCCACCGAATACACCACCAAAACCAGCATCAGCCATTCCTCGCTGGATCCCCACTTCACAG ACGGCATGCTGATGACGACCCAGCGAGTGGAGAGTGCCAGCAGCACCCTCACCAAACAGGTCACCAAAGAGTTTGTGAGCCGGACTGTGATGTCCAGTGGGACCCTCACCAAACAGATGGAGAGGCAGTTCTACGAGGCCTGA
- the ITGB4 gene encoding integrin beta-4 isoform X1, with the protein MCFRRKRMDVLPRVCAGLLLLSLLCTTGLCQRNKNNRCVSSRAKSCTECIRVDKDCSFCTDESFKEPRCDLRENLLRYGCEEASIVYTRGEMRTLQNITISKSQRRTEVSPQSMFMQLRAGEEMNFDMDVFQPLESPVDLYILMDFSYSMSDDLDNLKSMGQKLAKFLQALTSDYTIGFGKFVDKVSSPQTDMRPEKLREPWNNADSPFSFKNVIRLTSNIDYFSKELRKERISGNLDAPEGGFDAILQTAVCEDKIGWRKDSTHLLVFSTESAFHYEADGTNVLAGILRKNDEQCHLDLDGTYRYDTKQDYPSVPTLVRLLGQHNIIPIFAVTNHSYSYYEKLHKYFPISEIGVLQEDSSNIVELLRTAFERIRSKMDIRADFVPKAMKTEFVSTMYEKTESGSFHITRGEVGKFNMRVKALEYVGGQHVCSLPKKDRQGVIHVKPTSLSDSLKVQASVICDACPCEQQQEFRSPKCNFNGDFACGQCICHAGWRGDACDCSPASSLNNEACIRPGDVEPCSGRGECLCGKCQCYSEDLSLRFDGDFCQYDVLQCPRTSGFLCNDRGRCSKGACVCESGWEGPGCECPTSNDTCIDSRGGICNNHGRCECGRCICDMASLYTSSTCEISYSLGFQAVCESIRDCVQCQAWGTGKMKGNCSTCHLQVQMVEELKKEEANEHCSFQDEEDDCTYHYTLEGDPSVFPNTTVQVQKKKECPPGNFLWLIPLLIFLILLLGLLLLLCWKFCACCKACLALLPCCARGRTVGFKEDHYMLRQSLMSSDHLDTPMVRSGSLKGRDTVRWKINNNVHKQGFTSLAATNPKELIPYGLSLRLTRLFTQNLLKPDSRECEQLRKEVEENLHDIYKHIPGCHKVQQTKFRVQPNSGKRQDHTIVDTVLTAPRSAKSEIIKVTEKHVSHEAFNDLKVSPGYYTVTSDQDAHGMVEFQEAVELVDVRVPLFIREDDDDEKQLQVEAIDVPNGIAEIGRRLVNITIIKEQVSSLITFLQPNYSHSRFDKVAKIPVVREIIEDGKSQVTYRTRDLTAKDGRDYVFIEGDLVFQPGETRKEVQVPLLELTEIDTFLNNRQLKQFAVDLLHPKNGAKIGQYPQATVTIADPEVVDGAPSLAGLNQLPQCPKGRLNAPLNPNAQALSSRKIRFSWFPPPGKPQGYKVKYWIQGDPESEARLLDVKSPAAELSNLYPFCDYEMQVCAYNAMGEGAYSDIIHCRTLEDVPSEPGRLAFNVVSSTVTQLSWAEPAETNGEITAYEVSYGLVNEDNIPIGPLKNVLVEDPKKRMVLIENLRESQPYRYMVKARNGAGWGPEREATINLATQPKRPMSIPIIPDVPIIDAEGGEDYDSYLMYSTDVLRSAPGSKHPSVSDDSEHLLNGRMDFSFPGSGGTLTRTANTNYHQLNSHMQQEHRVMGSSSLTRDYSTMLMGHDYPGRLLPPIHEDARRTIPLSRDVGFRSRAKVKGYYPSTGFRDSIIMTDGSAGICKYIDSRMPLGVPDTPTRLVFSALGPTSLKVSWQEPHCEKEVQGYSVQYQLLNGGEVHRLTIPNPSQNSVVVEDLLPNHSYIFKVKAQSEEGWGPEREGVITIESQVDPQSPLSPVPGSPFTLSTPSAPGPLVFTALSPDSLQLSWERPRKPNGAILGYMVTCEMLHGGGEPRNIYVEGDNPETTLTVPHLSENVPYKFKVQAKTTQGFGPEREGIITIESQDGGTFSQFGGHQYMREEVYNFPTEYTTKTSISHSSLDPHFTDGMLMTTQRVESASSTLTKQVTKEFVSRTVMSSGTLTKQMERQFYEA; encoded by the exons ATGTGTttcaggaggaagaggatggatGTGCTGCCAAGGGTGTGTGCTGGGTTGCTCCTCCTGTCCCTGCTCTGCACCACAGGCCTCTGCCAAAGGAACAAAA ATAACAGATGTGTGTCGTCCCGGGCTAAGAGCTGCACTGAGTGTATCCGCGTGGACAAGGACTGCTCCTTCTGCACGGATGAG AGTTTCAAAGAGCCTCGCTGCGACTTGCGGGAGAATTTGCTGCGATACGGCTGCGAGGAGGCCAGTATTGTGTACACGAGAGGCGAGATGAGGACTCTGCAG AATATCACTATCAGCAAGTCCCAGAGGAGGACTGAGGTGTCCCCCCAGAGCATGTTCATGCAGCTgcgagctggggaggagatgaacTTCGACATGGATGTCTTCCAGCCCCTCGAGAGCCCTGTGGATCTCTACATCCTCATGGACTTCTCCTACTCTATGTCTGATGATCTGGACAACCTCAAAAGCATGGGCCAAAAGCTAG cGAAGTTCCTGCAAGCCCTGACCAGCGATTATACCATTGGATTCGGCAAGTTTGTGGACAAAGTCTCATCCCCGCAGACAGACATGAGACCTGAGAA GCTGCGTGAGCCCTGGAACAATGCTGATTCCCCCTTCTCGTTCAAGAACGTCATCCGCCTGACCAGCAACATCGACTACTTCAgcaaggagctcaggaaagagcGCATCTCTGGCAACCTGGATGCCCCAGAAGGAGGCTTTGATGCCATCCTGCAGACAGCTGTTTGCGAG GATAAGATTGGCTGGAGGAAGGACAGTACTCACCTGCTCGTGTTTTCCACCGAATCTGCCTTTCACTATGAAGCTGATGGCACCAACGTCCTGGCAGGGATTCTGAGGAAGAATGATGAACAGTGTCATCTGGATCTTGATGGCACCTACAGATATGACACCAAGCAGGACTATCCTTCAGTGCCAACCCTGGTGCGCCTGTTGGGACAGCACAACATTATCCCCATCTTCGCTGTCACAAACCATTCCTACAGCTACTATGAG AAGCTACACAAGTATTTCCCCATCTCTGAGATCGGGGTGCTCCAGGAGGACTCTTCCAACATCGTGGAGCTGCTTCGCACAGCCTTTGAG CGCATCCGCTCCAAGATGGACATCCGGGCTGACTTTGTTCCCAAAGCCATGAAGACAGAGTTTGTCTCCACCATGTATGAAAAGACAGAATCTGGCTCCTTCCATATCACCCGGGGCGAAGTG GGCAAGTTCAACATGCGTGTGAAGGCGCTTGAGTATGTAGGCGGGCAGCACGTCTGCAGCCTTCCCAAGAAAGACCGACAGGGAGTTATCCACGTGAAACCCACGTCCTTGAGTGACAGCCTCAAAGTCCAAGCCTCTGTCATCTGTGACGCGTGTCCCTGCGAACAG CAACAAGAGTTTCGCTCACCCAAGTGCAACTTCAATGGGGACTTTGCTTGCGGCCAGTGCATCTGCCATGCAGGCTG GCGAGGGGACGCGTGCGACTGCTCCCCAGCCTCGTCCCTCAACAACGAGGCCTGCATCCGCCCTGGGGACGTGGAGCCGTGCTCGGGCCGGGGCGAATGTCTCTGTGGCAAGTGCCAGTGCTACTCTGAAGACCTGAGCCTGCGCTTCGACGGCGACTTCTGCCAGTACGATGTCCTGCAGTGCCCGCGCACCTCTGGCTTCCTCTGCAACG ATCGTGGCCGTTGCTCCAAGggcgcgtgtgtgtgtgagagcggCTGGGAGGGCCCTGGCTGCGAATGTCCCACAAGCAATGACACCTGCATTGACAGCAGAGGG GGCATTTGCAATAACCATGGGAGGTGTGAATGTGGCAGGTGCATCTGTGACATGGCTTCTCTGTACACCAGCTCCACTTGCGAAATCAGCTACTCCCTG GGTTTCCAGGCTGTGTGCGAGAGCATCCGGGACTGTGTTCAGTGCCAGGCCTGGGGAACGGGCAAGATGAAAGGCAACTGCAGCACCTGCCACCTCCAGGTCCAGATGgtggaagagctgaagaaag AGGAGGCCAATGAACACTGCTCGttccaggatgaggaggatgaCTGCACGTACCACTACACCCTGGAGGGAGATCCCAGCGTCTTCCCCAACACCACCGTCCAGGTGCAGAAGAAGAAAG AGTGCCCTCCGGGAAACTTTCTGTGGCTTATCCCGCTGCTTATTTTCCTAATCCTGCTCCTGGGGTTGCTGCTGTTGCTCTGCTGGAAGTTCTGCGCCTGCTGCAAG GCTTGCCTGGCCCTGCTTCCCTGCTGTGCACGAG GCCGCACTGTTGGCTTCAAGGAGGACCACTACATGCTTCGCCAGAGCCTCATGTCCTCTGACCACCTGGACACTCCCATGGTGCGCAGTGGGTCCCTCAAGGGCCGAGACACCGTCCGCTGGAAGATCAACAACAATGTTCACAAGCAGGGCTTCACCTCCCTCGCTGCCACCAACCCCAAAGAGCTCA ttcccTATGGGCTGTCTCTGAGGCTGACCCGGCTTTTCACACAGAACCTTTTGAAACCAGATAGCCGGGAGTGTGAGCAACTGCGTAAGGAAGTGGAGGAGAAC CTGCATGACATTTACAAGCACATTCCTGGCTGCCACAAGGTCCAGCAGACCAAGTTCAG GGTACAGCCCAATTCTGGGAAAAG GCAGGACCACACAATTGTGGACACTGTGCTCACTGCCCCTCGCTCAGCCAAGTCAGAGATCATCAAAGTGACAGAAAAGCATGTTTCCCACGAGGCTTTCAATGACCTGAAGGTGTCGCCAGGCTATTACACTGTGACCTCGGACCAAG ATGCTCATGGGATGGTGGAGTTccaggaggctgtggagctggTTGATGTCCGTGTCCCACTCTTCATCAGggaggatgatgatgatgagaaGCAGTTGCAGGTGGAGGCTATTGATGTCCCCAATGGCATTGCAGAGATTGGACGCAGGCTCGTCAACATCACCATCATCAAAGAACAAG TCAGCAGTCTCATCACCTTCTTGCAGCCAAACTATTCCCACAGCCGCTTTGACAAGGTGGCCAAGATCCCTGTTGTTCGGGAGATCATAGAAGACGGGAAATCCCAAGTCACATATAGGACCCGAGATCTCACCGCCAAGGACGGCAGG GACTATGTCTTCATAGAGGGTGACCTGGTCTTTCAGCCTGGGGAGACCCGGAAGGAAGTGCAGGTCCCGTTGCTGGAGCTGACCGAGATAGACACCTTCCTGAACAATCGCCAGCTCAAGCAGTTCGCCGTCGACCTCCTCCACCCGAAGAACGGTGCCAAGATTGGCCAGTACCCCCAGGCCACAGTGACCATCGCTGACCCAG AGGTGGTAGATGGTGCCCCCTCACTGGCTGGCCTGAACCAGCTCCCCCAGTGTCCCAAAGGCCGCCTAAATGCACCACTCAACCCCAACGCCCAGGCTCTCAGCTCCAGGAAAATTCGCTTCAGCTGGTTTCCTCCTCCAGGAAAACCTCAGGGGTACAAG GTGAAATACTGGATCCAAGGGGATCCTGAGTCAGAAGCCAGGCTCCTCGATGTCAAATCACCAGCGGCAGAGCTGAGTAACCTCTACCCCTTCTGTGATTATGAGATGCAGGTCTGTGCCTACAACGCCATGGGCGAAGGGGCCTACTCTGACATCATCCACTGCCGCACGCTGGAGGACG TTCCCAGTGAGCCTGGCCGCCTGGCCTTCAACGTTGTGTCCTCCACCGTGACGCAGCTGAGCTGGGCTGAGCCTGCAGAAACCAACGGGGAGATCACAGCTTATGAAGTCAGTTATGGACTCGTTAATGAGGACAACA TACCCATTGGACCACTGAAAAACGTGCTGGTTGAAGATCCAAAGAAGCGCATGGTGCTGATAGAAAACCTGCGGGAGTCCCAACCATATCGCTACATGGTGAAGGctagaaatggtgctggctggGGGCCTGAGAGAGAAGCCACCATTAACCTTGCTACACAACCCAAGCGCCCAATGTCCA tCCCCATCATCCCTGATGTTCCCATCATTGATGCTGAGGGGGGTGAGGACTACGACAGCTACCTGATGTACAGCACAGATGTGCTTCGGTCTGCACCTGGCAGCAAGCATCCCAGTGTCTCTGATGACTCAG AGCACTTGCTGAATGGCCGGATGGATTTCTCCTTCCCTGGCAGCGGGGGCACACTGACCAGGACAGCAAACACAAACTACCACCAGTTGAACTCACACATGCAGCAAGAGCACAGGGTGATGGGGAGCTCCTCGCTGACTAGAGACTACTCCACAATGCTGATGGGGCATG ATTACCCAGGGAGACTCCTCCCTCCCATCCATGAAGATGCTAGGAGGACAATCCCACTGTCCCGGGATGTGGGTTTCAGGAGCAGGGCAAAGGTGAAGGGTTACTACCCCAGCACTGGCTTTCGGGACTCTATAATCATGACTGATGGGTCCGCGGGGATTTGCAAGTACATAG ATTCCAGGATGCCACTGGGTGTCCCCGACACTCCCACGCGCCTGGTGTTCTCTGCGCTGGGACCCACCTCCCTGAAGGTGAGCTGGCAGGAGCCACACTGCGAGAAGGAGGTGCAGGGGTACAGCGTGCAGTACCAGCTCCTCAACGGAG GAGAAGTGCACCGACTCACCATCCCCAACCCCAGCCAGAACTCGGTGGTGGTGGAGGACCTGCTGCCCAACCACTCCTACATCTTCAAGGTGAAGGCCCAGAGCGAGGAAGGCTGGGGCCCTGAGAGAGAAGGCGTCATCACCATAGAGTCCCAAGTGGACCCGCAGAGCCCGCTCAGCCCTGTACCAG GTTCACCATTCACACTGAGCACACCCAGTGCTCCCGGACCTCTGGTTTTCACTGCCCTCAGCCCTGATTCACTGCAGCTCAGCTGGGAGAGACCCCGCAAGCCCAATGGGGCCATCTTGGGTTACATGGTCACCTGTGAGATGCTGCATGGAGGAG GGGAGCCCAGGAATATCTATGTTGAAGGAGACAACCCAGAAACCACCCTGACTGTGCCTCACCTGAGTGAGAATGTCCCGTACAAGTTCAAAGTGCAAGCCAAGACCACCCAGGGCTTCgggccagagagagagggcaTCATCACTATCGAATCTCAGGATGGAG gCACTTTCTCCCAATTTGGAGGGCATCAGTACATGAGAGAGGAAGTGTACAACTTCCCCACCGAATACACCACCAAAACCAGCATCAGCCATTCCTCGCTGGATCCCCACTTCACAG ACGGCATGCTGATGACGACCCAGCGAGTGGAGAGTGCCAGCAGCACCCTCACCAAACAGGTCACCAAAGAGTTTGTGAGCCGGACTGTGATGTCCAGTGGGACCCTCACCAAACAGATGGAGAGGCAGTTCTACGAGGCCTGA